From Terriglobales bacterium, a single genomic window includes:
- the cyoE gene encoding heme o synthase — protein sequence MSTVQPPIPSQELVAHAPSRVRVQQLARDYSELIKLRVTSLIVLSAWAGAYFAAPRSGLPELSWAILHACIGISLIAAGSAALNEVFEKDVDALMRRTAHRPLPSNRMSMVHAAMVSGILVFGGALYLALFCNLLTGCLALATAIVYLAAYTPLKRVSPVCTFVGAFPGAMPPLLGWTAIRGRIDVEGLILFAIVFFWQFPHFYSIAWLYREDYQRANIRMLPVVEVTGKATSREIVLYSIALLPVSIAPTLLHMSGWIYLTGAILFGSVLLWYGVRLATFKQPLTSGHSKRRARQLLLATVFYLPLLFALMMLNAR from the coding sequence ATGAGCACCGTTCAACCCCCAATTCCCTCCCAGGAACTTGTGGCACACGCGCCCTCGCGCGTGCGGGTCCAGCAGCTCGCGCGCGATTATTCCGAGCTCATCAAGCTTCGCGTCACCTCGCTGATTGTCCTCAGCGCCTGGGCTGGAGCCTATTTCGCCGCCCCGCGCTCCGGACTGCCCGAGCTATCCTGGGCCATCCTGCACGCCTGCATCGGTATTTCTCTCATCGCTGCCGGATCCGCCGCGCTCAACGAGGTCTTCGAGAAGGACGTTGACGCCCTCATGCGCCGCACCGCGCATCGTCCGCTGCCCTCCAATCGCATGAGCATGGTGCATGCCGCCATGGTTTCGGGAATTCTGGTCTTCGGCGGCGCGCTTTACCTCGCGCTCTTCTGCAACCTGCTGACCGGATGCCTCGCGCTGGCCACCGCCATCGTCTATCTTGCCGCCTACACGCCGCTCAAGCGCGTTTCCCCCGTTTGTACTTTTGTTGGCGCCTTTCCCGGCGCCATGCCGCCGCTGCTCGGATGGACCGCCATCCGCGGACGCATCGACGTTGAAGGCCTTATCCTTTTCGCCATCGTCTTCTTCTGGCAGTTCCCGCACTTCTATTCCATCGCGTGGCTCTACCGCGAGGACTACCAGCGCGCCAATATCCGCATGCTCCCCGTGGTCGAAGTCACCGGCAAAGCGACCTCGCGCGAAATCGTGCTCTACTCCATTGCCCTCTTGCCCGTCAGCATTGCTCCGACATTGCTGCACATGTCCGGCTGGATCTATCTCACCGGAGCTATCCTCTTCGGGTCCGTGCTCCTCTGGTACGGCGTCCGCCTCGCCACCTTCAAGCAGCCTCTGACCTCAGGCCATTCCAAGCGCCGCGCCCGCCAGTTGCTGCTCGCAACCGTCTTCTACCTCCCGCTCCTGTTCGCCCTCATGATGCTCAACGCGCGCTGA
- a CDS encoding COX15/CtaA family protein has protein sequence MVGGVRWEHGHRIIAQVVGVLTIILAVWTSKVDRRPWMRKLGWAALGTVIAQGVLGGITVLNYLPPSISSAHATLAQTFFCLVVALWLFSGRTWVQEPRMQLPTKRPSLPWLASAAVLCVYLQLILGAAFRHHGIKLLPHIISAAVVTFVLLWTVVRVLSEYSQVQQLRRPALMLLTLLMVQLALGFGSWLTRVEWGHDTPQPLAPMVYTTVAHVSVGALLLATTVVIAIQAWRHVAIPTAERVPAHAKPVAV, from the coding sequence ATGGTGGGCGGCGTTCGCTGGGAGCACGGCCATCGCATCATCGCGCAAGTGGTCGGCGTCCTCACCATCATTCTTGCTGTTTGGACATCCAAGGTCGACCGCCGTCCCTGGATGCGCAAGCTTGGCTGGGCCGCCCTCGGCACGGTGATCGCACAGGGCGTCCTCGGCGGCATCACCGTTCTGAATTACCTGCCGCCCAGTATCTCCTCCGCCCACGCTACCCTCGCCCAGACGTTCTTCTGCCTGGTCGTCGCGCTCTGGCTCTTCTCCGGCCGCACCTGGGTGCAGGAGCCGCGCATGCAGCTTCCGACCAAGCGTCCGAGCCTCCCTTGGCTGGCAAGCGCCGCCGTCCTCTGCGTTTACCTGCAATTAATTCTCGGAGCCGCCTTTCGCCATCACGGCATCAAACTTCTGCCGCACATCATCAGTGCTGCGGTCGTGACTTTTGTTCTGCTTTGGACCGTCGTGCGCGTGCTCAGCGAATATTCGCAAGTCCAGCAACTCCGCCGTCCGGCTCTCATGCTGCTGACCCTTTTGATGGTCCAGCTTGCGCTCGGCTTCGGCTCCTGGCTCACCCGGGTTGAGTGGGGACATGACACTCCCCAGCCGCTTGCGCCCATGGTGTACACCACCGTCGCCCACGTTTCCGTTGGCGCGCTTCTCCTGGCGACTACCGTCGTCATCGCCATTCAGGCATGGCGCCACGTCGCCATTCCCACTGCCGAGCGCGTGCCCGCCCATGCAAAGCCGGTGGCCGTATGA